From a region of the Halanaerobium hydrogeniformans genome:
- a CDS encoding type II secretion system F family protein: MANQFKYKAKNSSGDVVKGTIEAENKSVIARQLRDKGYYITEINQVRESMDIAEVLKLHKKVKLKDLSLFSQQFAAMIDAGISLVDALNILADQSDHKHLKKVLMQVRDDVETGVSLADAVSKHPDSFPELYSQLIRAGESGGVLDTILNKLANHYDRQHELNSMVKSALYYPAVILSVGLIVVIFLVTQVVPQFVGMFQDFGTALPLPTRMLLAISSFAQSYWWAVLLGVLALIFLFSRYRKTPQGKAVTDSWILKVPVIGPMMRKVYISRFSSTLAILIDSGVDLLTSLNIVEGVVGNKVYSDIITDARIEVREGSSLSVPLEKSGEYPPMVVHMLRVGEETGAIGTMLNKVSRFYDRQVEANVEAAISLIEPLMIVALAVMVGFVAVSIVTPMFDMFQHF, from the coding sequence ATGGCTAATCAATTTAAATATAAGGCGAAAAACAGCAGTGGAGATGTAGTTAAAGGTACGATAGAAGCGGAAAACAAATCTGTGATTGCAAGACAGCTGAGAGATAAGGGCTATTATATTACAGAGATTAACCAGGTTAGAGAATCGATGGATATAGCTGAAGTGCTCAAACTGCACAAAAAGGTTAAGCTTAAAGATCTTTCTCTGTTCAGTCAGCAGTTTGCTGCTATGATCGATGCCGGTATCTCTCTGGTAGATGCTTTAAATATTTTAGCAGATCAGAGTGATCACAAACATCTCAAAAAGGTTTTGATGCAGGTCAGAGATGATGTGGAAACAGGAGTATCTCTAGCAGATGCGGTTTCTAAGCACCCTGATTCATTTCCAGAACTTTATTCTCAGCTGATCAGAGCTGGAGAATCCGGTGGTGTCCTGGATACTATTTTAAACAAACTGGCCAATCACTATGACAGACAGCATGAGCTCAACTCCATGGTAAAGTCAGCCCTTTATTATCCGGCAGTTATTTTATCGGTTGGTCTAATAGTTGTTATCTTTTTGGTAACCCAGGTTGTGCCCCAGTTTGTGGGGATGTTCCAGGATTTCGGTACAGCTCTACCTCTGCCAACCAGAATGCTGCTGGCAATTAGTTCATTTGCTCAAAGTTACTGGTGGGCTGTATTACTGGGAGTGCTGGCCCTAATCTTTTTATTCAGCAGGTACAGGAAAACACCTCAGGGTAAGGCGGTAACAGACAGCTGGATCTTAAAGGTGCCGGTAATCGGACCGATGATGCGTAAGGTATATATCTCTCGTTTTTCCAGTACTCTTGCTATTTTAATAGATAGTGGTGTAGATCTTTTAACTTCTTTAAACATTGTTGAAGGTGTAGTGGGAAACAAGGTTTACAGTGATATTATAACAGATGCGAGAATTGAAGTCAGAGAAGGTAGTAGTTTATCGGTTCCTTTAGAAAAAAGTGGAGAATATCCACCGATGGTAGTCCATATGTTAAGAGTTGGTGAAGAAACAGGAGCAATAGGAACCATGTTAAATAAGGTATCAAGATTTTATGACAGACAGGTAGAAGCCAATGTAGAAGCAGCTATTTCTTTAATAGAACCGTTAATGATTGTAGCTTTAGCTGTAATGGTTGGTTTTGTTGCCGTTTCCATAGTTACACCAATGTTTGACATGTTCCAACATTTCTAA
- a CDS encoding type IV pilus twitching motility protein PilT, whose amino-acid sequence MEIIDVMKEISKEPAISDLHLTGKTKPIIRNNGKLEYYEDYPEKLGVNEVKEIAKDFMNQREWEIFLDKGEVDFSYSVPGYCRYRVNAYKQRGSVSLALRIIPQEIPTIDELGLPQILKKLSMQRKGLILCTGPTGSGKSTTLASMLNVINQNKPSHIITLEDPIEYLHSHNKSIIHQREVGFDTTSFANGLRAALRQDPDVILVGEMRDLETISIALEASETGHLVLATLHTNDAPSTVERIIDVFPAHQQQQVRIQLASSISGIISQQLLPSADNKSRVAALEILIATSAVRNIIREGKTHQLVSAMQTGGKYGMIMMNNYLVDLYKQGKIAYEEAVRRSDDPEYVKKKISGER is encoded by the coding sequence ATGGAAATTATAGATGTGATGAAAGAGATATCTAAAGAACCAGCTATTTCTGACCTCCATTTAACCGGTAAAACCAAACCAATTATCCGTAATAATGGTAAACTAGAATATTATGAAGACTATCCAGAAAAATTAGGAGTTAATGAAGTAAAAGAGATAGCAAAAGATTTTATGAATCAAAGAGAGTGGGAGATCTTTTTAGATAAGGGTGAGGTTGATTTTTCCTATAGTGTTCCCGGCTACTGCCGCTACAGGGTTAATGCCTATAAGCAGCGGGGTTCGGTTTCCCTGGCTTTAAGGATTATTCCCCAGGAGATTCCAACTATTGATGAGCTGGGTTTACCCCAGATCTTAAAAAAATTATCCATGCAGCGTAAAGGCCTTATTTTATGTACGGGTCCTACAGGGAGTGGTAAATCAACAACTTTAGCTTCTATGCTGAATGTCATAAATCAGAACAAACCATCTCATATTATTACCTTAGAAGATCCGATCGAATATTTACACAGTCATAATAAATCTATTATTCATCAGAGAGAGGTCGGTTTTGATACAACAAGTTTTGCCAATGGTTTAAGAGCTGCTTTAAGGCAGGATCCAGATGTAATCCTTGTTGGTGAGATGAGAGATTTAGAGACCATCAGTATTGCTTTAGAAGCATCTGAAACAGGTCACTTGGTGCTGGCAACTTTACACACCAATGATGCTCCCAGTACAGTGGAAAGAATTATCGATGTTTTTCCTGCTCATCAACAGCAGCAGGTTAGAATCCAGCTTGCTTCTTCGATCAGCGGGATAATTTCTCAGCAGCTATTACCAAGTGCAGATAATAAGTCGAGGGTTGCTGCTCTAGAAATCTTGATTGCGACCTCGGCTGTCAGAAATATAATCAGAGAGGGTAAAACCCATCAATTAGTTTCTGCTATGCAGACCGGTGGTAAATACGGAATGATAATGATGAATAATTATTTAGTTGATCTCTATAAACAGGGTAAAATTGCCTATGAAGAAGCTGTAAGAAGATCAGATGATCCAGAATATGTTAAGAAAAAAATTAGTGGTGAAAGATAA
- a CDS encoding GspE/PulE family protein has protein sequence MNPKHKQRIGDLLLEWGYITREQLEDALSLQDEMGMKLGQVLTELGYIKEDELVDVLEIQLGIPRVDLSNYILNTQLSQYLSENIASRHNAVPYAVEDGVLKVALEDPTDLVAIENIEVNSGMKVHISIAPHSEIMDSFNQIYTLVDGDTSEIFDSLNKYDEMNTEPEIDQLRQMVEDAPIVRLTNLIITQAIQNQASDIHIEPLNNIVRVRYRVDGVLHEEMSIPKHSQAALISRLKILADLDITKRRIPQDGRVQMTFRNMQIDMRVSTLPTIHGEKVVIRLLMRDNTLLNINKLGFREENQQRFERLIKRPYGILLATGPTGSGKSTTLFAALNRINTPTKNIVTIEDPVEYQIEGINQVQANVKAGLTFAKTLRSILRQDPDIVMVGEIRDEETAEIAIRAALTGHLVLSTLHTNDAVSAITRLTDMGIPGYLVGSTVIGVIAQRLVRTLCPSCKEEYEIGAEERKFLDNDTQTLWRPSSGKCEKCVDGYKGRIAIQEVVEITPELEELIAEGANEPQMKRYVRDQGMTGLLDDGKAKLKQGLTSYKELVSVIH, from the coding sequence ATGAATCCAAAACACAAACAGAGAATTGGAGATCTTCTTTTAGAATGGGGATATATAACAAGAGAACAGCTGGAAGATGCACTTTCTCTCCAGGATGAAATGGGGATGAAATTAGGCCAGGTGCTGACAGAGTTAGGTTATATTAAAGAAGACGAACTGGTTGATGTACTGGAAATACAGCTGGGAATCCCCAGAGTAGATCTTTCAAATTATATTTTAAATACTCAGTTATCTCAATATCTATCAGAAAATATTGCTTCACGGCATAATGCAGTTCCTTATGCTGTAGAGGATGGTGTTTTAAAGGTTGCCCTTGAAGACCCAACCGATCTGGTAGCAATAGAAAATATTGAGGTTAATTCCGGGATGAAGGTCCATATCTCGATTGCTCCTCACTCTGAGATCATGGATTCTTTTAACCAGATCTATACCCTGGTTGATGGAGATACTTCTGAGATTTTTGACAGTTTAAATAAATATGATGAGATGAACACAGAGCCCGAAATAGATCAGTTAAGGCAGATGGTAGAAGATGCACCAATCGTTAGATTGACAAACCTGATCATCACCCAGGCCATTCAAAATCAGGCAAGTGATATTCATATTGAACCTTTAAATAATATTGTCAGGGTTCGCTACAGGGTAGATGGTGTTTTACATGAGGAGATGTCGATCCCAAAGCATTCTCAGGCAGCACTTATCTCCCGTTTAAAGATCTTAGCTGACCTTGATATTACCAAAAGGAGAATACCTCAGGATGGTAGGGTTCAGATGACCTTTAGAAATATGCAGATCGATATGCGTGTTTCTACCCTGCCGACAATCCACGGAGAAAAGGTTGTTATCAGGCTTTTAATGAGGGATAATACTCTTTTAAATATTAATAAGCTCGGGTTTAGAGAAGAAAATCAGCAGCGTTTTGAAAGGTTAATTAAAAGACCATATGGAATATTACTGGCAACTGGTCCTACCGGTAGTGGTAAATCAACTACCCTTTTTGCAGCTTTAAATAGGATCAATACTCCAACTAAAAACATCGTTACAATTGAGGATCCAGTTGAATACCAGATAGAAGGTATAAATCAGGTGCAGGCAAATGTAAAAGCAGGTTTGACCTTTGCTAAAACTTTAAGGTCGATCTTAAGACAGGATCCCGATATCGTAATGGTCGGTGAGATTAGAGATGAAGAAACAGCAGAAATTGCTATTAGAGCAGCTTTAACCGGTCACCTTGTTTTAAGTACCCTGCATACAAATGATGCAGTAAGTGCAATTACAAGATTAACAGATATGGGTATCCCCGGTTATTTAGTTGGCTCAACCGTTATCGGTGTTATTGCCCAGCGGCTGGTAAGAACACTCTGTCCCAGCTGTAAAGAAGAATATGAAATCGGGGCAGAAGAAAGAAAGTTCCTCGATAATGATACCCAAACCCTCTGGCGACCTTCTAGCGGTAAATGCGAAAAATGTGTAGATGGCTATAAAGGAAGGATTGCTATTCAGGAGGTTGTAGAAATTACTCCAGAGTTAGAGGAGCTGATTGCCGAAGGGGCGAATGAGCCTCAGATGAAAAGATATGTTAGAGATCAGGGTATGACAGGTTTGTTAGATGATGGTAAGGCCAAATTAAAACAGGGTCTGACAAGTTATAAGGAACTGGTTAGTGTAATTCATTAA
- a CDS encoding shikimate dehydrogenase has product MSIFIPNNETKLYGLLGKTLSHSISPSLHNTGFRDLDINAIYLMLECKEKELLEDYIQSLKNLNFGGWNVTIPYKEDIIPYLNGFSSLARDAGAVNTVLNRRGRLTGYNTDVIGFQRQIEEAGFVVKDKKAVVIGAGGAARAVIAALIQLNLAEVTIINRTLENAAELVELFKEKESKTEFSYAALKESEYKEDIKNADLIINTTPIGMYSNKMEKKLVINPEYINENQFVLDLIYNPLKTELLKEAEKKGAQIGNGLPTLIYQAEAAFKLWTKEMPKKKKWKKIAEAAVNDMIEIE; this is encoded by the coding sequence ATGAGCATTTTTATACCAAACAATGAAACCAAATTATATGGACTTTTAGGTAAAACATTAAGTCACTCTATTTCACCATCACTGCATAACACGGGTTTTAGAGATTTAGATATCAATGCAATTTATTTGATGCTTGAATGTAAAGAAAAAGAACTTTTAGAAGACTATATTCAATCATTAAAAAATTTAAACTTCGGTGGCTGGAATGTGACCATCCCCTATAAAGAGGATATTATCCCCTATTTAAATGGGTTTTCTTCTTTAGCCAGAGATGCGGGTGCTGTTAACACCGTTTTAAACAGAAGGGGAAGATTAACCGGCTATAATACAGATGTGATCGGTTTTCAAAGACAGATAGAAGAGGCCGGTTTTGTGGTTAAAGACAAAAAAGCTGTAGTTATCGGTGCAGGTGGTGCTGCCAGAGCGGTAATTGCTGCCCTGATTCAGCTTAACCTGGCAGAGGTTACTATTATTAACCGGACCTTAGAAAATGCGGCTGAACTGGTTGAACTTTTTAAAGAAAAAGAAAGTAAAACAGAATTTTCTTATGCTGCTTTAAAAGAAAGCGAGTATAAAGAAGATATTAAAAACGCAGATCTAATTATTAATACAACCCCAATCGGGATGTACAGCAATAAAATGGAAAAAAAATTAGTTATCAATCCCGAATATATTAATGAAAATCAATTTGTCCTGGATTTAATCTATAATCCTTTAAAAACAGAACTGCTAAAAGAAGCAGAAAAAAAAGGAGCTCAGATTGGGAATGGTCTACCAACCTTGATCTATCAGGCAGAAGCTGCCTTTAAACTCTGGACAAAAGAAATGCCCAAAAAAAAGAAGTGGAAAAAGATTGCAGAAGCAGCAGTAAATGATATGATAGAAATCGAGTAA
- a CDS encoding Crp/Fnr family transcriptional regulator, with amino-acid sequence MEEPTKQCLKDLIVFQNLESEELEMICQKSYAKHYQKGEVIFFENDSVKKLYLLINGKVKLSMLSAEGKEKVLTILQEGDIFGELSLFDEDPHPLTAEVIQEARLLIIPWKDMEQIIMKRPSMAIKIIEALSKKTRLLTSQVRELVFQDAAGRLASLLSRLAEDFGREIGEGTVIDLVLTHQEIANLIGSSRVTVTKLINRFIDDGMITIKKRKIIIKDFESLGEKLQTIF; translated from the coding sequence ATGGAAGAACCCACTAAACAGTGTTTAAAAGATCTAATAGTTTTTCAAAATCTCGAATCAGAAGAATTAGAGATGATATGCCAAAAATCCTATGCCAAACACTATCAAAAGGGTGAGGTTATTTTTTTTGAAAATGACAGTGTAAAAAAATTATACCTTTTGATAAATGGTAAGGTTAAATTATCGATGCTTTCTGCTGAAGGTAAAGAAAAGGTTTTAACAATTCTCCAGGAAGGTGATATTTTCGGGGAACTTTCTCTTTTTGATGAAGATCCTCATCCTCTGACAGCAGAGGTCATCCAGGAAGCCAGGCTTTTAATAATTCCCTGGAAGGATATGGAGCAGATAATTATGAAAAGGCCGAGTATGGCGATCAAAATTATCGAAGCCCTTTCTAAAAAAACAAGGCTTTTAACAAGTCAGGTTCGCGAACTGGTCTTTCAGGATGCTGCCGGCAGACTGGCCAGTCTTTTATCACGCCTGGCAGAAGATTTCGGCAGGGAGATAGGAGAAGGCACAGTAATTGACCTTGTTTTGACCCATCAAGAAATTGCTAACTTGATCGGCTCATCAAGGGTCACGGTAACAAAATTAATCAACCGCTTTATAGATGATGGTATGATCACAATTAAAAAGAGAAAAATCATAATCAAAGATTTTGAATCATTGGGGGAAAAGCTGCAGACTATTTTTTAA
- a CDS encoding Fur family transcriptional regulator produces the protein MKNFKEKFKLKLAENNYKFTRQREIIVETILENENWHFNAEDLFAAVKEKDSEIGMATIYRTLELLEKLDLIHILDFNDDSRVYELYLKDHHHHHLICKGCGKLVEFSDQGIDYFEKELEDKYDFSIDEHKLRFYGYCGDCRDK, from the coding sequence ATGAAAAATTTCAAAGAAAAATTTAAACTTAAATTAGCAGAAAATAATTATAAATTTACCAGACAGAGGGAAATAATAGTTGAGACCATACTTGAAAATGAAAACTGGCATTTTAATGCTGAAGATCTTTTTGCTGCTGTTAAAGAAAAAGACTCAGAAATCGGGATGGCAACCATCTATAGAACTCTAGAACTTTTAGAAAAACTGGATTTGATCCATATTCTTGACTTTAATGATGATTCAAGAGTATATGAACTATATCTGAAAGATCACCACCATCACCATTTAATCTGCAAAGGCTGTGGAAAATTAGTAGAATTTAGTGATCAGGGTATAGACTACTTTGAAAAAGAACTGGAAGATAAATATGATTTTTCTATTGATGAACACAAGCTCAGGTTCTATGGTTACTGTGGGGATTGCAGGGATAAATAA
- a CDS encoding AbrB/MazE/SpoVT family DNA-binding domain-containing protein: MKSTGIVRKIDDLGRMVIPIELRKTMNINKKDPMEIFVDEEKIVLKKYEPACIFCGSADDTIEYKGRTICGVCMDNMNELTQD; the protein is encoded by the coding sequence ATGAAATCTACTGGTATTGTCCGCAAAATTGATGATCTGGGTAGAATGGTAATTCCTATCGAGCTTAGAAAAACGATGAATATTAATAAAAAAGATCCAATGGAAATCTTTGTTGACGAAGAAAAAATAGTCTTGAAAAAATATGAACCAGCCTGCATATTCTGTGGAAGTGCAGATGACACTATAGAATATAAAGGTAGAACCATCTGTGGAGTATGTATGGATAACATGAACGAATTAACTCAAGACTAA
- a CDS encoding cell wall hydrolase, with protein MLRKRTILFSLLILLIMVTFVNVDQAEADYLNEFGSRALSRGNEGLDVAVLQQKLKQLNYYNSSLDGLYGDATVEAVKGFQRDNDLKADGVFAEAEFEIIPEFDIYDDYNISRDEIILLARVIYGEARGESFKGKIAVGSVIINRVESNQFPDTIRGVVTQRGQFSSLMDGQANYHPTESEIAAARAALLGYDPTRGSIFFYNPDVATNTAWISRRDFVTRIGEHVFLR; from the coding sequence ATGTTGAGAAAAAGAACTATTTTATTCTCACTTCTAATTCTCCTCATAATGGTTACTTTCGTAAATGTAGATCAGGCAGAAGCTGATTACTTAAATGAATTTGGCAGCAGAGCTCTGAGTAGAGGAAACGAAGGTTTAGATGTAGCAGTATTACAACAGAAATTAAAACAATTAAATTATTATAATAGCAGTTTAGATGGATTATATGGAGATGCAACAGTTGAGGCAGTAAAAGGCTTTCAGCGTGATAATGATTTAAAGGCTGATGGTGTTTTTGCTGAAGCTGAATTCGAAATAATACCAGAATTTGATATATATGATGATTACAATATATCAAGAGATGAGATAATATTACTTGCGAGAGTTATATATGGAGAAGCTAGAGGTGAAAGCTTTAAAGGTAAGATTGCGGTAGGCTCAGTTATAATCAATAGGGTTGAGAGTAATCAATTCCCCGATACTATCAGAGGGGTTGTTACTCAGAGAGGTCAGTTCAGCAGTCTGATGGATGGACAGGCAAATTATCATCCAACAGAAAGCGAAATTGCCGCTGCAAGAGCTGCACTTTTAGGTTATGATCCGACCAGAGGTTCTATCTTTTTCTATAATCCGGATGTAGCAACAAATACAGCCTGGATTTCCAGAAGAGATTTTGTAACCAGAATCGGAGAACATGTTTTTCTTCGTTAA
- a CDS encoding DUF4911 domain-containing protein, producing MKDTKKIRYKVDPKEINFIDMIIKAYEGIGTVNVDHDNPGQIWIDVTEGTEAEVKEVMADLGDQFYVELIEE from the coding sequence ATGAAAGATACAAAAAAAATCAGGTATAAGGTTGATCCTAAAGAAATAAACTTTATCGATATGATAATTAAGGCTTATGAAGGTATAGGAACCGTCAATGTTGACCATGATAATCCAGGTCAGATCTGGATAGATGTTACAGAAGGAACCGAAGCAGAAGTAAAAGAAGTAATGGCAGATTTAGGAGATCAGTTTTATGTAGAATTAATAGAAGAATGA
- a CDS encoding peptidase U32 family protein: MEKVELLAPAGNLEKLKTAFVFGADAVYCGGLDFGLRAGAANFSLEELKEGLDYAHQRDKKVYLTLNMIPHNQELAELPEYIDKLKELALDGLIISDPGVFALVREKMPDIDIHISTQANNVNWASALFWAEQGAERVILARELSFEEIKEMAAKCRDKIELEVFIHGAMCISYSGRCLLSNYLVDRDANRGDCAQSCRWQYHLVEEQRPGEYYPIEENEQGTFIFNSRDLNLAEEIPELIELGLSSLKIEGRMKSVHYAATVVNTYRQIIDNYYQDPENYQPDQDLLAELRKISHRDYTKGFYYGKPGAEGQRYQSSSYLRSYDFMGVVKKNLKDKNEILVEVRNKIFKGNSLEVLSPGEKSYTIEVDYIIDSDGNQVEAAPHPKELIIIGTEKAVKTGSLLRREKNKADNGS; the protein is encoded by the coding sequence ATGGAAAAAGTAGAACTGCTGGCCCCGGCCGGTAATTTAGAAAAATTAAAAACAGCCTTTGTTTTTGGAGCTGATGCTGTATATTGTGGTGGTTTGGACTTTGGACTCAGAGCTGGAGCTGCCAACTTCAGTTTAGAAGAGCTAAAAGAGGGTTTAGATTATGCCCATCAGCGGGATAAAAAGGTTTATTTGACCTTAAATATGATTCCCCATAATCAGGAACTTGCCGAACTTCCAGAATATATAGATAAACTTAAAGAGCTTGCTCTAGATGGACTTATCATCTCTGATCCGGGTGTTTTTGCCCTGGTCAGAGAAAAAATGCCGGATATTGATATCCATATCAGTACCCAGGCCAATAATGTTAACTGGGCTTCAGCTCTTTTCTGGGCTGAACAGGGAGCAGAGCGGGTTATACTGGCCAGGGAGCTTAGCTTTGAGGAGATCAAGGAAATGGCAGCAAAATGCCGGGATAAAATAGAGCTGGAAGTATTTATCCATGGTGCAATGTGTATTTCCTATTCTGGTCGCTGTCTTTTGAGCAATTATTTAGTTGATCGAGATGCCAACCGGGGAGACTGTGCTCAATCATGCCGCTGGCAGTATCATCTGGTCGAAGAGCAGAGACCCGGTGAATACTACCCGATCGAGGAAAATGAACAGGGAACTTTTATCTTTAACTCCAGGGATTTAAATCTGGCAGAAGAGATCCCAGAATTAATAGAGCTTGGCTTAAGCAGTTTAAAAATTGAAGGCAGGATGAAAAGTGTTCATTATGCTGCAACAGTCGTTAATACCTACCGCCAGATAATAGACAATTATTATCAGGACCCGGAAAACTACCAGCCTGATCAGGATCTTTTGGCAGAATTGAGAAAGATCAGCCACCGGGATTATACTAAGGGCTTTTATTACGGCAAACCTGGTGCTGAAGGACAGCGCTATCAGAGTTCTTCTTATTTAAGAAGCTATGATTTTATGGGAGTGGTAAAAAAGAACTTAAAAGATAAAAATGAAATCCTTGTTGAAGTTAGAAATAAGATATTTAAAGGTAATAGTTTAGAAGTTCTCTCTCCCGGAGAAAAATCTTATACAATTGAGGTAGATTATATTATTGATTCCGATGGCAATCAGGTTGAGGCTGCTCCTCATCCCAAAGAATTGATAATTATCGGCACAGAAAAAGCGGTTAAAACAGGTTCTTTATTGAGAAGAGAAAAAAACAAAGCAGATAATGGGAGCTAA
- a CDS encoding O-methyltransferase, whose product MQKTEINQKFSQQKYIDPEFKALEELCLKDQIPIIDRDAADFLKLQLKIKQPKRVLEIGTAYGFSTLLIAKNTPQNCRITSLEIDTFRAECAKKEIEKTAYAAKINIKTGDALDILMYLKQNFDFIFLDAAKGQYLYLFEYIMEILAPAGILLADNVLYKGKVLKDKKARAKIRTIVNNLKKYLTIVMNHPELDSTIITAGDGIAISRRKDNNGKSRTAGPGR is encoded by the coding sequence ATGCAGAAAACAGAAATTAACCAAAAATTTTCTCAGCAAAAATATATTGATCCGGAATTTAAAGCTTTAGAAGAACTATGCTTAAAAGATCAGATCCCGATTATAGATCGGGATGCAGCCGACTTTTTAAAGCTGCAGTTAAAGATAAAACAACCCAAAAGGGTTTTAGAAATAGGTACAGCCTATGGTTTCTCTACCCTTTTGATAGCTAAAAATACCCCTCAAAACTGTAGGATTACCAGTCTGGAGATCGATACTTTTCGGGCAGAATGTGCAAAAAAAGAAATTGAAAAGACAGCTTATGCTGCCAAGATAAATATCAAAACGGGTGATGCACTTGATATTTTAATGTATTTAAAGCAAAATTTTGATTTTATATTTTTAGATGCTGCTAAAGGGCAGTATCTTTATCTTTTTGAGTACATCATGGAAATACTTGCTCCAGCAGGAATTTTGCTGGCAGATAATGTTCTCTACAAAGGAAAGGTTTTAAAAGACAAAAAAGCAAGAGCAAAAATCAGAACCATAGTAAATAATTTAAAAAAGTATTTAACTATTGTAATGAACCATCCTGAGCTTGATTCGACCATAATTACGGCCGGAGATGGGATTGCAATAAGCAGGAGGAAAGATAATAATGGAAAAAGTAGAACTGCTGGCCCCGGCCGGTAA
- the mltG gene encoding endolytic transglycosylase MltG, producing the protein MNLKKRALIFLLAILVLAVFIRTYSLLEAVNEKDQSQQIVEIRSGMSGRDISNLLAEEGLIKSADVFYLLIRVKNSNLRSGHYGFSPADDAFSILESLEKGDELQFQLTVPEGFTIREIIERLAGLERPDYQRHKLAEAFNDQAQLLNFEEAQLQREEIIEAAEGLVIPDTYRFPLSYSEEQLVRDLINNFNRQRLPQLREAAAESEYDAYQLLIIASLIETEGKLDSENEIIASVIYNRLDRGMPLQLDATVQYVLPERKSRLFYVDLEVESPYNTYQIDQLPPAPIANPGTRALLAAIEPAESDYLFYFARDDGSHVFTESYQQHLEKQRQLD; encoded by the coding sequence ATGAACTTGAAAAAAAGAGCTTTAATATTTTTATTAGCTATTTTAGTGCTTGCTGTTTTTATCAGGACATACTCTCTTTTAGAAGCAGTTAATGAAAAAGATCAAAGTCAACAGATTGTGGAGATAAGATCTGGAATGTCAGGCCGGGATATTTCCAATCTCCTGGCAGAAGAAGGTCTAATTAAATCCGCAGATGTTTTTTATCTTTTAATAAGGGTAAAAAATAGTAATTTACGCTCAGGTCATTATGGCTTTTCTCCGGCTGATGATGCTTTTAGTATTTTAGAAAGCCTGGAAAAAGGAGATGAGCTGCAGTTTCAGCTTACAGTTCCCGAGGGCTTTACGATCAGGGAGATTATCGAGCGGCTGGCCGGGTTAGAAAGACCTGATTATCAAAGACATAAACTGGCTGAAGCTTTTAACGATCAGGCCCAGCTATTAAATTTTGAGGAAGCCCAACTGCAGAGGGAAGAAATTATAGAAGCTGCTGAAGGACTTGTGATCCCAGATACTTATAGATTTCCTTTAAGTTACAGTGAAGAACAGCTGGTCAGGGATTTAATCAATAATTTTAATAGACAGAGATTACCTCAATTGAGAGAAGCGGCAGCAGAAAGTGAATATGATGCCTATCAACTGCTTATTATAGCCTCTTTAATCGAAACAGAGGGTAAATTAGATTCAGAAAATGAAATCATCGCTTCTGTAATCTATAATCGTTTAGATAGGGGAATGCCCCTTCAACTTGATGCAACAGTACAGTATGTATTACCCGAACGCAAATCAAGGCTCTTTTATGTTGACCTGGAGGTAGAGTCTCCCTATAATACCTATCAAATCGACCAATTACCTCCTGCACCGATCGCAAATCCAGGAACAAGAGCACTTTTAGCTGCAATAGAACCGGCTGAAAGTGATTATCTATTTTATTTTGCCAGAGATGATGGCAGTCATGTTTTTACAGAAAGTTATCAACAACATCTAGAAAAACAGAGGCAGTTAGATTAG
- a CDS encoding DUF1292 domain-containing protein: MSDGQFWIDEEKKQLVLSDGESESRFYIEDDLIIEGTKYLIIVDSEGDEDTAATVIKIINEGGEELIAPVEDEEEFKKVKHEYTTKG; encoded by the coding sequence ATGAGTGATGGACAATTTTGGATCGATGAAGAAAAAAAACAGCTAGTTTTATCTGATGGGGAAAGTGAAAGTAGATTTTATATAGAAGATGATCTTATTATCGAAGGAACTAAATATCTGATCATCGTTGATTCTGAAGGAGATGAAGACACTGCAGCCACCGTTATAAAAATAATTAATGAAGGTGGAGAAGAGTTAATAGCTCCGGTTGAAGATGAAGAAGAATTTAAAAAGGTAAAACATGAATATACAACTAAAGGTTAA